CTGATGCCCGATGATGCCGGTTGGGGATGAACGATAGTTAGGGCTTCCTCGCAAAATGCACAGCAATGAAATCCATTTACTATTTACTACCGAGTTTTCCTTCTTAAATCTTCTTCCAGTGAATCCGCCATTGTATTCACTTCCAGTCTCTAATGGCCAGAAGTTCCTTGAGCGGTATATAAACATTTGTTTTTCTCTCGCTCATCTCATATTTCTTTCCCTTACCGTGCTGTGCTGGGCTACTACCCAGTTATTCCAAATAACGTCTTTCTTCTTGGGGAATCAGTCCCCAAAGAGAAGGGCTTTTTCTTCATACCCCATTCCAATAGCCGACCTCTCTACCGCATTTTGATGGCAGCGAAATCATAAAACGCGAAACATGGAACGCTGATTTCCATAATAAAATCCAAGAAGTAAAGCAAACGATCTGTATTTTCTGTACACCAGATCCCGATAATTCACAGAGCTCATTTCCCCCAGACTTGCCCGAAGCAAATGCCGAGTGGGGGAATGGGCAGCCCAGCAACCCAGAAGCTGATGCTAATGCTGACATCTCTAAGATGAAAAAGCGACGAGTTCAACTACCGACTCGCACACCCGCCTTGACGGGCTCTCTCAGGAACTCCGTATATGTAAAGAAGACATCTGTTGTCATCAAGACACTGAGAAATGAAGTTGGTCGGCTTGAGGAGCTGTCGGGAAAACAAGGAAAGGAACTGGTGGATATGAGCCAGAGACTGGCTATAGTGGAGGCCAAGAAATCAGAGCTGCGCAGTGCATCAGACTCAGTGACGGATCGACGACGAAGGGTGACCTTTTACGGAAGTTCTTCAAAACGAGAAtccgagaaaaagaagatatCTGTACTAAATTGCccaggtggtggtggaggtaTGTTTGCATTACATGTTGGGATTTGTTACTGTTTCCTTCCCAGTAGATGATAGCTTCATTATATAACAGGACAGATATTTGCTTGCTATATACGCATACAACAAATCATAAACCAAGCTGCTTACTGCTGCTTCTGAATAGTAAACGGACCCGCCGCATTGTAAATAGTGGGCATCTGAGGCGCCGTCGACAGCGAACCACCCAGACGCAGATACCACACACTGTCGTCCTTCACAGCGGGCAGATCCTCGGGGATGGTGATGGACACCTTGCCATCCTTCTCAGAGAAGCCATCTGTGAGCTTGACCTGGTGGTCGAAGTTGATCGTGTCCAGGTTGCGAACGGGGTTGTTGTACAGCCAAACGCTGTAATAGTCACCCGGGTACTGGGACAGAGGGTCCTCGCAGTTGGTGGTTGGGGCACGGTTGAAGCGGATGTCGATGATGGTGCCGGGGGCGACGGTGGAATTGTCAGGGACGCCTTGGTAGACGTTGACGCAGGAGTAGTCGCGCTTGCCCCAGGCTTTGATGCTCAGTTAATCATGCAAGAGACATATGTAGTGAAGAGTGAGAGAACGTACGCTGGTACTTGTCAAAAGCCGTGGCGCCGGCGGCGAGGGCAGCGGTGGCAATGGCAGCAGAGATCTTCATTGTGGAATTGGTTTTTTGCGATTGGGATGAGAAGATCATTGTGTCCGGAGCAGACGTGGTATTTATATCCACCTCGTTCTCCTCAGGCTATAAATAATATCCATCCGGATCCCCAGGGTCCAGCATCCGATTGGCCTGATCTAAGACATGCGCTTCCTAGTGCCGAATGGGCCACTTACCCCATTGGGAAAGACGATATTGACATCTGGAATCGGTGAATTGGCTATTGTGAAAGTTACCCTATTACTCCTCCTCCTTTTGCTAGTTACTACTTATACTCTTCCATTCGATATTCAGTCTGAATCGTTTCACTTGCCGTACTTCCCCTATGACCATATGACATTCTGTCGGATACAAACACCCATAGCTGTATCTCATCGATACTCTGTACAGGTCCTTTGGACTGCTTTATAACCGATTAAAATGCGTTGACCCACTGGTGAGACAGCGTGGCAGACTTCTTTCGATACAGCACGGGTGCCAGGAGGACAGCTACGTTTTCGAAGGAATGTATGGTTGTGCTTCTGAGCTCGTTCAGGGTCTCGGTAAGCTATACTCTTTCTGCGGCATGATATTCACGCTGACCTTCTGGACGATGTGAGTAAAGACTTAGCGGTAAAATTCATCGGCAGGTATGCCGAGTTTtgcggaagaggagaagcCTGGCCTGAACTGAAAGTCCGCCTGGACGAATTCCTCGACACGGTCTCCCCTTATCCTCTCAAATCCCAGATGATACCTGCTTACAAGTCGGAAGCGGGTATTACAAGTTTTTCAATGAGATTCGAAATAAAGCTAGATTGAGTGGACGTTAGTCTCTGTCTCTTTTTGCCTTGTTCCGTGGGTTGGATCGAGGGCGACTGGGGTACAAAGACCCGCTGCTCACCATCGTTGAGTCTGTCTAAGGAAATCGCTAAAGAACACTGTGAGTGGGACTTTCTTTAGTTGCTCTCTGATATAGTCATGTATATCTTTGGGTGTTTTAGCTGGTTTTGTGATTCGGTGTTGGCGGATAGAGGCTAGATTCCATGTTGGAAGTCTTCAATGTGCTCTTCAGTTCTATCGTTGTCGTGTGACAGACTGGTTTCGCTTTAGCTTTGCTTGGAGTTACTTTCTATTCTCGCTCAATTATTTTACGATCAAGGTTTGATATCACAATGCATGATTAGTCCATCGAGCAACCTCCAATTCCTTCGCACATCGCTCAAGCACATTAAACCTGTTCCATCATTAGCTATAGACTATCATGCAGGGAATAGAAGATTGTATACCCAGAATCATGCACCAACCGACTCGCAAACGTATTCGGAACTATCCTTTCAGCTTCATCCACACCGGTAACAATTACATCAAGAACATACCATCCAACCCATCCTCCATATACTTCAtaacttcttcttcaacctccctctccttcccAACCTTAACCATCGACAGCACCTGTATTCTCGATGCTCGTTTCGTGCGTACTTTCTCGAACAATGCCAATCGCGCAGGAAGATCTCCCACGCTATGCAGATCCTGGAAGAGGATGCTGATTGCACCGGCGTCTTCGATGGCTTGGTTGGCGCCTTGGCCGCCGAAGGGGAGCATCTACACATTTATTAGAAACATGCGCAAAGGGTAAACGGGGAAGGGGGGAGTACAGCATGGGCAGCATCGCCGATGAGGAGGACTTTGTGGTAGATCCATGTTTTGAGGGGTTGGTGAATTAGCAGTGGCCAGCATTTAACGTCGTCGGCTAGGCTGGCATATTGTTAGTTATGGGACTTCAGGAAAGCAGTGGACGGACGCACTTGATTAGCTCTGGGACAATGAGATTGAAGTGGCCGAATTCTTGCAGCATGTCTGACTTGGCATCACCAGAACTTTTCTCTGGTTGGCGTGTTAGATGGATGCCAACGAAGTTCTGGACCTGCTCTCTATCAATTCATCAGCACAACCCATGTCATCATTGGAGAAGACGAACGCACCCTCGACACCCATACCAAATCATATGCTGCACACTATCAACTCTTGACGTATCCGCCAACAGAGCGGAATCTCCTGTTTTCATCCGCAATGCATCCCTGATTTCCGGTCTAGCCATGAGTGTTTCGGTTGAAAGTAAGAAGCGGAATGCACTCATCCCCGTTTCGATGGCTTTGTTACTCGTGTTTGAGTCTGATGGAACCACGCATCCACGCACGGTAGAGTGAATTCCATCTGCTGCGATTACCAGATCGGCTGTGTGAGTGCTGCCATCGCCTAGGTAGACCTGGCCATTAAGCGCATCGACATTGGCAATCGGAGAGTCGTATTGGATTTTCACGGGAGGAGTAGAGCTATTGTCCGTCCTAGTGTCCAGGGCTAGCCTCAGTAGTTCCTTGTGCAGATCCACCCGGTGGACTGTGTGATAATCTGATCCTGTGATACTAGCAACGCTTTCTAGACACTGAAGCGTGATGCGCTTCAACGTCAAACCGTCCATTACTTCCCAAGCCTTGTGACGACACGCTTGTGCTCGAGCAAAATCAAAACCGAGATGTTCCAAGACGAGGACGCCATTTGGAGCTAGGGAGACGGCAGCTCCGGTTTCCGTTGCGAAGCGGGATTTCTCAAAGATCTAATTGCTGTCAGCAAACAAGAGCGATGGTGAATCGTAGTCAGAGAACATACCTGCACTCTATGGCCGGCGCGTCGGAGAGCGATGGCCGTGCAGAGTCCTGAAATGCCTGCGccaacgatgatgatgtccAAAGCCATGATGCTGGATTTGGAGTTGTTGGAGTAGTTAGAATAAAATTATCGTCGACTGCAAGGAAGCTGATGAGCTGAGGTAATATGTCGTGCTGACCGCTATATCGATGGATGCGGAAGTAAGCGTGGTTGTATCTTTTTCAAAACAAATCCGATTGTTGTTGCTTGTCTTGCTCTTAACTTTCGTGCAATAATATGGCCAAAACCATAGCTTTCGCTTTAATAGTCGATACATGTTGTGGGATAAGACCTAGGATCATCACGGCTGGTTTTAACATGTACTATTCCGAGATATCCCTTGCGTTGCCATGAATGACCGTTTTCGACATTGAGGTTGCCACAAGTCAATTTATTTATTCAGATGTGCGTCCTCAATATGGGAGCGCACCCTGCGATACTGGAGTTCTTCAGCGCAGTAATAGCATGGTCCAATGCTCTCCCTTGGTCCTAAAGCGATGGCCCGGAACCTGCAATCAAGCAACGCTCTAGCATGACCGTGTTGGGAAGCTATGGCCAAACCCAGGTCCTGGGTTACTAGACAGATGCTTCCTTAGGTAAATACCTTGTCGTCTTCCCCAGCGCCGTGTATCCCAAGCTCCTCTGCCCCTGGAATAACCCACTGCGGGGAGTGCGGGCCAAAGACCTCGTTACTCCTGATACGTTAGATCCCCCCAAAGTGAATACGAGGATGAACCATTGATGCTGTTATAACGGTTGTAATTAGCTTGGAACCTGAGTCATGGCCGATCTATAGAGTTCGCGTTAGCTAGATCCATGGTTGTGCGAGCGACATGTGTACCTGGATTCATCGTCTTCAGTATGCTCTTACCTTGGAATGAGCTTTTCATAGTGATAGATAATACAACTTTGCTGTCGGTGCAGGGTCTGGAAATTCAATATTGGTAGGATTCATGGGCTAAGTCGATCCATCTGAGTTCAATCAATGGTTCAATGATCTGTGGAGCTTAGCCCACTGTCCCACTGTACAATGGAGCAATAATTGTCTTTGGCCTAGATGGCTTGACTGGGAGAGATGAGAGGAGGATGGATTTTGTGCGCGATACATTTTGTTTGACAACCCACAGGTTCGGCGAGGTCTAGACTAACCAGATGATGCCGTCAAGGCTGGATCAATTGATATCTACCATTATCATCCTAATCATACATGCCATAGGCGGCATGACAAGTGGTGTGTGCTGTCTGGCAGTATATTACCTGCAATACTGATTTTTTCAGAGCCTCAGGGGCTCTAAATTCGTTGTTATGTACAGTAGTGGTGGTGTGGAGGTGAATTCATACCATCACCCGTCGCTTTGGGCGACGTGCAGGATACCATTATCGCTATCTCTGCATACACATTTGTTTACAGCGATCCGATCACTTTCCGACAAATTTGAAGCCTTCTCAAGACCTGTGGTGGCCTAAGTGACTAGTGTTCTGTCCTGCGGCCCCCGTGGCGCGGCTTCGAAACCGCTGAAATGCTTTGGCAAAGTCCAGCACTGCACCTAGGGTGCTGCTGTCTTGCGTGGTGTCCTGCAGCTTACCTTCCTTGCCTTTCGATAGCTCTCTCAATATGGTTGATAAATCATTAAATGCTCTTCCGATTTTCCTTAGATACTAatgaaatgatattcctatctaaactattgtagccatcgacgagaatatcgaatttggagaagaaaaggaaggagaAAGACCTAGTTTATCTAGATCAAGAAATTTATAGAAGTTGTGCGGCATCGCTAAGCAGCCATTTGTATTAATTGCTTGCATGGCATCGTTTGTCATGTTGTGTTGTTTGTCGATAAAAGCGCTGCGCTGACCCGTCACACTGGGGAAGGTTTCCTTCAATTGCATCCAGTTAAAAATCCAAGGCTTATATCCACAGTCAACAAGGAATGGAGAGACATCCATTGGTTCTGAAGCAGTGTGGGTGCAAcaaaatcaatcaatcaatggCAGTAGGCTTCAAGCATCGGCTACttttctagtttctgactcgtctgCACTTAACCAGCAACTGAGTCTATGTACTCaattggccttgtttctctattcattACCTTATCAATCCCACTTTTTTACGGAGCCTGgcggggcgatatacccagcGACACATTACGACTTGTCGATTGGACCCCAAGGGTCATTGAAGCACACATCTTGGAAGACatttagggtaagtgtcttGTCTCGAagtacaactaactagagccctaggtacgatatga
This sequence is a window from Aspergillus chevalieri M1 DNA, chromosome 5, nearly complete sequence. Protein-coding genes within it:
- a CDS encoding uncharacterized protein (COG:S;~EggNog:ENOG410QE86), with protein sequence MIFSSQSQKTNSTMKISAAIATAALAAGATAFDKYQPWGKRDYSCVNVYQGVPDNSTVAPGTIIDIRFNRAPTTNCEDPLSQYPGDYYSVWLYNNPVRNLDTINFDHQVKLTDGFSEKDGKVSITIPEDLPAVKDDSVWYLRLGGSLSTAPQMPTIYNAAGPFTIQKQQ
- a CDS encoding FAD-dependent oxidoreductase (COG:C,H;~EggNog:ENOG410PV08;~InterPro:IPR036188,IPR002938;~PFAM:PF01494;~go_function: GO:0071949 - FAD binding [Evidence IEA]), whose protein sequence is MALDIIIVGAGISGLCTAIALRRAGHRVQIFEKSRFATETGAAVSLAPNGVLVLEHLGFDFARAQACRHKAWEVMDGLTLKRITLQCLESVASITGSDYHTVHRVDLHKELLRLALDTRTDNSSTPPVKIQYDSPIANVDALNGQVYLGDGSTHTADLVIAADGIHSTVRGCVVPSDSNTSNKAIETGMSAFRFLLSTETLMARPEIRDALRMKTGDSALLADTSRVDSVQHMIWYGCRGEQVQNFVGIHLTRQPEKSSGDAKSDMLQEFGHFNLIVPELINLADDVKCWPLLIHQPLKTWIYHKVLLIGDAAHAMLPFGGQGANQAIEDAGAISILFQDLHSVGDLPARLALFEKVRTKRASRIQVLSMVKVGKEREVEEEVMKYMEDGLDVPNTFASRLVHDSGFNVLERCAKELEVARWTNHAL